The Rhinoderma darwinii isolate aRhiDar2 chromosome 8, aRhiDar2.hap1, whole genome shotgun sequence genome has a window encoding:
- the LOC142658786 gene encoding germ cell nuclear acidic protein-like, translating to MAKRKRCKRIIVMSDSEDSSDDDNLHQSHPRKKPIPKFPGLEEECGFNTQISLDERDLSALIPTAIIDLDNEIDSFNDFIVISDDDNDTRAGETSTRKRIRTDTGSRETSMQLDSPMVISDSDEDQYNITPGTAVTEPTDCMERSTAEERRPQCNIHGCFLEEITSPTSIYRTYFQETKEDLTARLYELYNGTVFKNKLPRTLRISWNKRLRSTSGQCISGMDGMDRISTIELSDKVCDSVERLRDTLIHEMCHAACWLIDGALNAGHGPLWTAHAENVARVHPELPAVTRCHTYDINYKYTYECVRCQHSVGRFAALNAKKAFCRVCESGLLILKTTEHDNYPSTSHVSPFTKNYRESHGPARKAAYGNSHPRVSPGFPIKRKFSD from the exons ATGGCTAAGAGAAAGCGCTGCAAGCGCATAATAGTCATGTCCGACTCAGAGGACAGCAGTGATGATGACAACTTACATCAG TCTCATCCAAGGAAGAAGCCAATTCCAAAATTTCCAGGCCTGGAAGAGGAATGTGGTTTCAATACTCAGATATCACTCGATGAACGAG ATCTGAGTGCGCTAATCCCAACAGCGATAATTGATTTGGACAATGAAATCGACAG TTTCAATGATTTCATTGTAATATCCGATGATGACAATGATACTAGAGCTGGAGAAACCTCCACACGTAAAA GGATCAGGACTGACACAGGGTCTCGAGAAACCTCAATGCAACTGGACTCTCCAATGGTCATCAGTGACAGTGATGAAGATCAATACAACATTACACCAGGCACTGCTGTCACAG aaccaactGACTGTATGGAGAGATCTACTGCAGAGGAAAG GAGACCTCAGTGTAACATACATGGCTGTTTCCTAGAAGAAATAACATCGCCCACATCCATTTACCGGACTTATTTCCAGGAGACAAAGGAAGACCTGACAGCACGGCTATATGAACTATACAACGGTACCGTGTTTAAGAACAAG cTTCCTCGGACTTTGCGTATTTCCTGGAACAAAAGGCTGAGATCAACATCTGGCCAATGTATTAGCGGGATGGATGGCATGGACAGAATTTCCACCATTGAATTATCGGATAAAGTCTGTGATTCCGTAG AGCGACTTCGAGACACCTTGATACATGAAATGTGTCATGCAGCCTGCTGGCTGATAGATGGAGCTCTAAATGCTGGACATGGTCCATTATGGACGGCTCATGCTGAAAACGTCGCACGTGTGCACCCAGAATTACCGGCAGTGACCCGCTGTCACACATATGACATAAACTACAAATACACCTATGAATGTGTCCGGTGTCAACACAG CGTTGGACGTTTTGCAGCTCTTAATGCAAAGAAAGCCTTTTGCCGTGTCTGTGAAAGTGGACTGTTAATACTCAAAACCACCGAACATGACAACTATCCATCTACTAGTCATGTCAGTCCATTCACAAAGAATTATAGGGAGAGCCATGGTCCAGCAAGGAAAGCAGCCTATGGAAACAGCCATCCAAGAGTCAGTCCTGGATTTCCCATCAAAAGAAAATTTTCTGACTAA